Proteins from a single region of Clupea harengus chromosome 5, Ch_v2.0.2, whole genome shotgun sequence:
- the ppil1 gene encoding peptidyl-prolyl cis-trans isomerase-like 1, producing the protein MAGIPPDSWQPPTVSVETTMGTVVVELYWKHAPKTCKNFAELSRRGYYNTTKFHRIIKDFMVQGGDPTGTGRGGASIFGKQFEDELHPDLKFTGAGILAMANAGPDTNGSQFFLTLGPTQWLDGKHTIFGRVCHGMSVLNRIGMVETNTQDRPGDDIKIMRMNLPN; encoded by the exons ATGGCAGGAATACCACCAGATTCATGGCAGCCTCCTACAGTGTCTGTGGAGACAAC AATGGGAACTGTTGTAGTTGAACTTTACTGGAAGCATGCTCCCAAAACCTGCAAGAACTTCGCTGAGCTCAGCAGAAGAGGATATTACAACACTACAAAGTTCCATCGCATCATCAAAGATTTCATGGTCCAAGGTGGAGATCCAACTGGAACAG GTCGTGGAGGTGCATCAATATTTGGCAAACAGTTTGAAGATGAATTGCATCCGGATTTGAAATTCACAG GTGCTGGTATCCTGGCCATGGCAAATGCAGGTCCTGACACCAATGGCAGCCAATTCTTCCTGACCCTGGGCCCAACTCAGTGGCTGGATGGGAAGCACACCATCTTCGGCCGTGTGTGCCATGGCATGAGCGTCCTCAATAGGATTGGCATGGTGGAGACCAACACACAAGACCGACCTGGAGATGACATCAAAATAATGCGGATGAACCTGCCAAACTGA